The following proteins come from a genomic window of Meles meles chromosome 1, mMelMel3.1 paternal haplotype, whole genome shotgun sequence:
- the LRRC8D gene encoding volume-regulated anion channel subunit LRRC8D, with protein sequence MFTLAEVASLNDIQPTYRILKPWWDVFMDYLAVVMLMVAIFAGTMQLTKDQVVCLPVLPSPVNSKAHTPPGNADVTTNIPRMEAATDQDQDGRTASDISFGASAVTPDIPLRATYPHTDSTVPNQETKKEKKDPTGRKTNLDFQQYVFINQMCYHLALPWYSKYFPYLALIHTIILMVSSNFWFKYPKTCSKVEHFVSILGKCFESPWTTKALSETACEDSEENKQRITGAQTLPKHVSTSSDEGSPSASTPMINKTGFKFSAEKPVIEVPSMTILDKKDGEQAKALFEKVRKFRAHVEDSDLIYKLYVVQTFIKTAKFIFILCYTANFVNAISFEHVCKPKVEHLTGYEVFECTHNMAYMLKKLLISYISIICVYGFICLYTLFWLFRIPLKEYSFEKVREESSFSDIPDVKNDFAFLLHMVDQYDQLYSKRFGVFLSEVSENKLREISLNHEWTFEKLRQHVSRNAQDKQELHLFMLSGVPDAVFDLTDLDVLKLELIPEAKIPAKISQMTNLQELHLCHCPAKVEQTAFSFLRDHLRCLHVKFTDVAEIPAWVYLLKNLRELYLIGNLNSENNKMIGLESLRELRHLKILHVKSNLTKVPSNITDVAPHLTKLVIHNDGTKLLVLNSLKKMMNVAELELQNCELERIPHAIFSLSNLQELDLKSNNIRTIEEIISFQHLKRLTCLKLWHNKIATIPPSITHVKNLESLYFSNNKLESLPVAVFSLQKLRCLDVSYNNISVIPIEIGLLQNLQHLHITGNKVDILPKQLFKCVKLRTLNLGQNCITFLPEKIGQLSQLTQLELKGNCLDRLPAQLGQCRLLKKSGLVVEDHLFDTLPLEVKEALNQDINIPFANGI encoded by the coding sequence ATGTTTACCCTTGCGGAAGTTGCTTCACTTAATGACATTCAACCAACTTACCGAATCCTGAAACCATGGTGGGACGTGTTTATGGATTACCTGGCTGTCGTTATGTTGATGGTAGCCATCTTTGCAGGAACCATGCAACTTACCAAAGATCAGGTGGTCTGCTTGCCAGTATTGCCATCTCCTGTAAATTCAAAGGCACACACGCCACCGGGAAATGCCGACGTTACCACCAATATCCCCAGGATGGAAGCAGCCACTGACCAAGACCAAGATGGGCGGACGGCAAGTGACATTTCCTTTGGCGCATCTGCTGTGACACCTGACATACCTCTCAGAGCCACATATCCTCACACAGATTCGACAGTTCCAAATCAGGagacaaagaaggagaagaaagatcCAACAGGCCGAAAGACAAACTTAGATTTTCagcaatatgtatttattaatcaGATGTGTTACCATCTGGCCCTTCCGTGGTATTCCAAGTACTTTCCATACCTTGCTCTCATACATACTATTATTCTCATGGTCAGTAGCAACTTTTGGTTCAAATATCCCAAAACATGCTCAAAAGTAGAACATTTTGTTTCAATACTAGGAAAGTGCTTTGAGTCTCCTTGGACTACCAAAGCGTTGTCTGAGACGGCGTGTGAAGACTCGGAGGAAAACAAGCAGAGAATAACAGGTGCCCAGACTCTACCAAAGCATGTGTCTACCAGCAGTGATGAGGGGAGCCCTAGTGCCAGTACCCCGATGATCAACAAGACAGGCTTCAAATTCTCAGCCGAGAAGCCTGTGATCGAGGTCCCCAGCATGACCATCCTGGATAAGAAAGACGGGGAACAGGCCAAAGCCCTGTTCGAGAAAGTGAGGAAGTTCCGTGCTCACGTGGAAGACAGTGACTTGATCTACAAACTCTATGTGGTCCAAACGTTCATCAAAACAGCCAAATTCATTTTCATCCTCTGCTATACTGCCAACTTCGTCAATGCCATCAGCTTTGAGCACGTCTGCAAGCCCAAAGTGGAGCACCTGACTGGCTATGAGGTGTTTGAGTGCACCCACAATATGGCTTACATGCTGAAGAAGCTTCTCATCAGTTACATATCCATTATCTGTGTTTATGGTTTTATCTGCCTCTACACTCTCTTCTGGTTATTCAGGATACCTTTGAAGGAATATTCTTTCGAAAAAGTCAGAGAAGAGAGCAGTTTCAGTGACATTCCAGATGTCAAAAACGACTTCGCGTTCCTCCTGCACATGGTAGACCAGTATGACCAGCTGTATTCGAAGCGCTTTGGCGTATTCCTGTCAGAAGTCAGTGAAAATAAACTTAGGGAAATTAGCTTGAACCACGAGTGGACATTCGAGAAACTTCGGCAGCACGTGTCCCGCAACGCCCAGGACAAGCAGGAGCTCCACCTGTTCATGCTGTCCGGCGTGCCCGATGCCGTCTTTGACCTCACAGACCTGGATGTGCTGAAACTTGAACTGATTCCGGAAGCTAAAATTCCCGCTAAGATCTCTCAGATGACTAACCTCCAAGAGCTCCACCTCTGCCACTGCCCTGCGAAAGTGGAACAGACGGCTTTTAGCTTCCTCCGCGATCACTTGAGATGCCTTCACGTGAAGTTCACCGACGTGGCTGAAATCCCCGCCTGGGTGTACCTGCTCAAAAACCTTCGGGAATTGTACTTGATAGGCAATTTGAACTCTGAGAACAACAAGATGATCGGGCTCGAATCTCTTCGGGAGCTACGGCACCTTAAGATTCTCCACGTGAAAAGCAATTTGACCAAAGTTCCCTCCAACATTACAGATGTGGCTCCACATCTTACCAAGTTAGTCATTCATAATGACGGCACTAAACTCTTGGTACTGAACAGCCTTAAGAAAATGATGAATGTCGCCGAGCTCGAACTTCAGAACTGTGAGCTGGAGAGAATCCCCCATGCTATCTTCAGCCTCTCGAATCTGCAGGAACTGGATTTAAAATCGAATAACATACGCACCATCGAGGAGATCATCAGTTTCCAGCATTTAAAACGACTGACGTGTCTGAAATTATGGCATAATAAAATCGCTaccatccctccctccatcaccCATGTCAAAAACTTGGAGTCACTTTATTTCTCTAACAACAAGCTCGAATCCTTACCCGTGGCAGTGTTCAGTTTACAGAAACTCAGATGCTTAGACGTAAGCTACAACAACATTTCAGTGATTCCGATAGAGATAGGATTGCTTCAGAACCTGCAGCATTTGCATATCACTGGGAACAAAGTGGACATTCTGCCAAAGCAGTTGTTCAAATGCGTGAAGTTGAGGACTTTGAATCTGGGGCAAAACTGCATCACCTTCCTCCCCGAGAAGATTGGTCAGCTCTCCCAGCTCACTCAGCTGGAGCTGAAGGGGAACTGCTTGGACCGCCTGCCAGCCCAGCTGGGCCAGTGTCGCCTGCTCAAGAAAAGCGGGCTTGTTGTGGAAGATCACCTTTTTGACACCCTGCCACTCGAAGTCAAAGAAGCATTGAATCAAGACATAAATATTCCCTTTGCAAATGGGATTTAA